A region from the Thermanaeromonas toyohensis ToBE genome encodes:
- the mraY gene encoding phospho-N-acetylmuramoyl-pentapeptide-transferase encodes MKTGLIALLLSFGFTTLLAPPLIKILQFVKAGQIVRNDGPQRHLGKAGTPTMGGLIFLLGLTLATLILGETSLLIFTLLGITWGYALLGWLDDMLKVVLRRPLGLLARQKLAGQVILGLVAGLVAMLYLGRGTEVPLPFSSLRWDLGWYYPALAAMVLVSTTNAVNLTDGLDGLAAGTTFIVALAYFILALALDKAELIIFAGALAGGCLGFLLYNFHPARVFMGDTGSLALGGAVGILSILTRTELILPILGAVYVLEALSVILQVLYFRLTGRRFLRMSPLHHHFELAGWPETKVVLFFWLLALFSSSLGLYSLTWK; translated from the coding sequence ATGAAGACGGGTCTTATTGCGCTCCTTTTAAGTTTCGGTTTCACCACCCTATTAGCACCGCCGCTTATAAAGATATTGCAGTTCGTTAAGGCTGGCCAAATAGTGCGAAATGATGGGCCACAGAGGCATTTGGGCAAGGCGGGGACCCCCACCATGGGAGGCCTTATTTTCCTTTTGGGTTTAACCCTAGCTACCTTAATCTTAGGCGAAACTAGTTTATTAATTTTTACTTTATTAGGTATTACCTGGGGTTATGCTCTACTGGGCTGGTTAGATGATATGTTGAAAGTAGTCCTACGGCGCCCCTTAGGGCTCTTAGCCAGGCAAAAACTGGCTGGACAGGTTATATTGGGTCTAGTGGCAGGACTAGTGGCCATGCTTTATTTGGGCCGGGGCACTGAGGTACCCCTCCCTTTTAGCTCCCTACGGTGGGACCTAGGGTGGTATTACCCAGCCTTAGCAGCCATGGTACTGGTTTCAACTACTAATGCTGTGAATTTAACTGATGGGTTAGACGGGCTGGCCGCGGGGACTACCTTTATAGTGGCCTTGGCGTATTTCATTCTTGCCCTAGCTTTGGACAAGGCTGAGCTCATTATTTTTGCAGGAGCCTTGGCTGGAGGATGTTTAGGTTTTTTGCTATATAATTTTCATCCAGCACGAGTGTTCATGGGGGATACAGGTTCCCTAGCCTTGGGCGGGGCGGTGGGCATTTTAAGCATTTTAACACGCACCGAGTTAATACTCCCTATTTTAGGAGCAGTATATGTCTTAGAAGCGTTGTCTGTGATTTTACAAGTGCTCTACTTCCGTTTAACCGGACGGCGCTTCTTGCGCATGAGCCCTTTACACCACCATTTTGAGTTGGCGGGGTGGCCAGAGACGAAGGTGGTCTTATTCTTTTGGCTATTGGCTTTATTTTCTTCTAGCCTAGGATTATATAGCTTAACCTGGAAATGA
- the ftsW gene encoding putative lipid II flippase FtsW has product MLRRADLRAESPVDFGLLLGVLVLLSMSIIMVFSSSAITAANSQGDAFYFLKRQLAWAGLGLTCMITLMRIPYITFRRLAGPLLGISILLLVLVLIIGISAKGSSRWLGVGPFSFQPSEVIKLAMVIFLAARLAENSRRLGSSFVRGLGPYLLLVLLVCGLILAQPDLGTAIAIAGTSYLLLTAAGANRKHLLILFLAGLALVGLAIIIAPYRMARFTAFLNPWADPQGKGYQTIQSLLALGSGGPFGTGLGRGRQKLYYVPEEHTDFIFAILGEELGFIGTALVVAAFALLLWRGFRVAMKVPDAFGSLLAAGITIMIIFQALLNMGVVTGLLPVTGITLPLVSYGGSSLVFTLAGVGILLNISRYVRT; this is encoded by the coding sequence TTGCTCCGGCGAGCGGACTTACGAGCGGAATCCCCAGTTGATTTTGGGCTTCTTTTGGGTGTTTTGGTGCTTTTAAGTATGAGCATTATAATGGTCTTTAGCTCTAGCGCTATTACTGCAGCTAACAGTCAAGGTGATGCTTTTTATTTTCTTAAGCGGCAACTGGCCTGGGCTGGATTGGGCTTAACTTGCATGATTACCCTTATGCGCATCCCTTATATTACTTTCCGTCGGCTGGCTGGGCCTTTATTGGGGATATCTATATTGTTACTAGTTCTTGTACTTATCATTGGTATCAGTGCTAAAGGATCTAGTCGGTGGTTGGGAGTAGGGCCTTTCTCCTTCCAGCCCTCGGAGGTAATAAAATTGGCTATGGTCATTTTTCTCGCGGCGAGACTTGCGGAGAATTCACGCCGTCTGGGTAGCTCCTTTGTTCGGGGCTTAGGACCATATCTCCTGCTCGTTCTTTTGGTATGTGGGCTTATCCTGGCTCAACCAGACTTAGGGACAGCCATAGCTATAGCAGGGACTTCCTACCTTTTGTTAACCGCAGCTGGAGCTAATCGTAAGCACCTATTAATTTTATTTTTGGCTGGCCTAGCTTTGGTAGGTCTGGCCATTATTATAGCACCTTACCGCATGGCTCGTTTTACTGCCTTCTTAAACCCTTGGGCTGATCCCCAGGGGAAAGGGTACCAGACTATACAGTCCCTTCTAGCCTTAGGCTCGGGAGGTCCCTTTGGTACAGGGCTCGGGCGGGGACGACAAAAGCTTTATTATGTTCCAGAGGAACATACGGATTTTATCTTTGCTATTTTAGGGGAAGAGCTAGGCTTTATCGGGACGGCCCTGGTAGTGGCCGCTTTCGCCCTTTTACTTTGGCGGGGTTTTCGGGTGGCCATGAAGGTACCAGATGCTTTTGGTTCTCTTCTTGCCGCAGGGATCACCATTATGATAATATTCCAGGCGTTGCTAAATATGGGGGTAGTTACCGGCCTACTACCAGTTACCGGTATAACTTTACCTTTGGTAAGCTATGGAGGTTCCTCCCTGGTTTTTACCCTGGCTGGGGTAGGGATACTTCTCAATATTTCCCGCTATGTACGTACCTAG
- the murG gene encoding undecaprenyldiphospho-muramoylpentapeptide beta-N-acetylglucosaminyltransferase gives MRVVVTGGGTGGHVYPALAIAQGLLKARPGIEVLYIGTHRGLEAEVVTRAGLPLATITVQGLERRRLWKNFQALARLGRGIWEAYKLLRCFQPQVVVGTGGYVCAPVCVVAAALRIPIILHEQNAFPGLTNRWLARVARTVCLTFPEAKKYFPSRVELITTGLPVRPEIISADRGKARAELNLKPDQFFILIVGGSQGARSLNQAALSLFRAYQGQPSLKILHVAGRQDYERLKAQAEEWGIQLDKNGNITIVPYLHDIHIALAAADLVIGRAGASFLAEVLVRGLPTILIPYPYAASNHQEYNARAVAKQGAAIIVRDSELTTGKLLRTVESLLADPEKLKRMAQASARLGRPDALEKIVTKILALAEERHP, from the coding sequence TTGCGGGTAGTAGTTACTGGTGGGGGTACCGGAGGGCATGTCTATCCGGCCTTGGCCATTGCCCAGGGCCTACTTAAGGCCCGACCGGGCATAGAGGTTTTATATATAGGCACCCATCGAGGACTAGAGGCCGAGGTAGTTACTAGAGCAGGGCTGCCTCTAGCCACTATAACAGTCCAGGGGTTAGAAAGAAGGCGCCTTTGGAAAAACTTTCAAGCTCTAGCTCGGTTAGGTCGGGGGATCTGGGAAGCCTATAAGTTATTGCGCTGCTTCCAACCTCAGGTAGTGGTGGGTACGGGGGGCTATGTATGTGCTCCAGTATGTGTAGTGGCTGCTGCCCTTCGGATTCCAATTATTCTCCATGAACAAAATGCCTTCCCTGGCCTTACTAACCGCTGGTTGGCCAGAGTGGCCCGGACGGTTTGCCTGACCTTCCCGGAGGCTAAAAAATATTTCCCGTCGCGGGTAGAGTTAATTACTACTGGCCTTCCGGTACGGCCCGAGATCATATCAGCTGACCGAGGGAAAGCTAGAGCAGAACTAAATCTTAAGCCGGACCAATTTTTTATCCTGATCGTAGGAGGAAGCCAGGGTGCCCGAAGCTTGAATCAAGCTGCGCTTTCCCTTTTCCGGGCCTATCAGGGACAACCCTCCCTTAAGATACTCCATGTGGCTGGTCGTCAGGATTATGAACGTTTAAAGGCCCAAGCAGAGGAATGGGGGATACAATTGGACAAAAATGGAAATATTACCATTGTACCTTATCTACACGATATACATATAGCCTTGGCAGCAGCTGATTTGGTGATAGGCCGAGCTGGAGCCTCTTTCCTAGCGGAAGTGCTAGTAAGGGGCCTGCCTACTATTCTTATACCGTATCCTTATGCAGCCAGCAATCATCAGGAATATAACGCCCGCGCGGTAGCTAAACAAGGGGCAGCCATAATCGTACGCGATAGTGAGTTAACAACGGGAAAACTCCTGCGGACAGTAGAGAGCCTTTTAGCTGACCCGGAAAAACTTAAAAGAATGGCCCAAGCTAGCGCTCGTTTAGGCCGGCCAGATGCCTTGGAGAAGATTGTGACTAAGATACTGGCGTTGGCAGAGGAGCGTCACCCTTGA
- a CDS encoding UDP-N-acetylmuramoyl-tripeptide--D-alanyl-D-alanine ligase, with the protein MISLTLGELCRVLQGELLQGDPNIKVQGVSTDSRQIKSGEVFFALKGERFDGHDFVREALAKGAIAAIVARKIEGMPQGGLIIVPDTLKALQDLALYHRRTAFKGELIGITGSSGKTTTKNLVARVLEAKFKVLKTPGNFNNEIGLPLTLLNLKPEHQVVVVEMGMRGRGEIASLCQVAQPTVGVITNIGTAHLGRLGSVENIALAKRELLESLPPGGWAVLNGDDPWCRRLAEGLPVRPVFYGFEDSATFQARDIRMKGLEGIEFVVRFPEGETKVRLPVPGKHNVLNSLAALTLGYFLGVEIDSMVEKLLEWPAESMRQEILPGPQGSLIYNDAYNANPESTLAALDVLKELPGRRIAVLGDMLELGEKGPELHQKVGRRAAEVGLSMLVTVGELAREIATGALDSGMSNTRVFSFLHPREAGQFLARHLQPGDVVLLKGSRAARLEQVLEELQEVKR; encoded by the coding sequence ATGATCTCCCTTACCTTAGGAGAACTTTGTCGTGTGCTACAAGGGGAGCTGCTTCAAGGGGATCCGAATATTAAGGTGCAGGGTGTGAGCACGGATAGCCGCCAGATTAAGAGTGGAGAAGTATTTTTTGCCCTTAAGGGTGAGCGTTTTGACGGGCACGATTTTGTAAGGGAGGCCCTGGCTAAGGGAGCGATAGCGGCTATAGTGGCCAGGAAGATAGAAGGGATGCCGCAGGGTGGACTTATCATAGTACCTGACACTTTAAAAGCCCTTCAGGACTTAGCTCTTTATCACCGGCGAACTGCTTTTAAAGGAGAGCTTATAGGGATCACCGGCTCCAGCGGGAAGACCACTACGAAAAATTTGGTGGCCCGGGTCTTGGAGGCCAAGTTTAAAGTGTTGAAAACCCCAGGTAACTTCAATAACGAGATAGGTCTTCCTTTGACCCTCCTGAATCTTAAGCCGGAACACCAAGTAGTAGTGGTGGAGATGGGGATGCGGGGAAGGGGGGAGATAGCCTCCCTTTGCCAGGTGGCCCAGCCTACGGTTGGAGTTATAACTAACATTGGCACTGCCCACCTGGGGAGGCTAGGCTCGGTGGAAAATATAGCTCTGGCCAAGAGGGAACTTTTAGAATCCCTTCCCCCAGGAGGATGGGCAGTTTTAAACGGAGATGATCCCTGGTGCCGGCGCCTGGCCGAGGGTTTGCCCGTCCGTCCTGTTTTTTATGGCTTTGAAGATTCAGCCACCTTCCAGGCCCGGGACATCAGAATGAAGGGCTTAGAAGGAATAGAGTTTGTAGTGAGGTTTCCGGAAGGGGAGACCAAGGTTCGCCTTCCAGTACCAGGGAAGCATAACGTTCTAAATAGCCTAGCCGCCTTAACCTTGGGGTACTTTTTAGGGGTGGAAATAGATAGTATGGTGGAAAAGCTCTTAGAATGGCCAGCCGAAAGTATGCGGCAAGAAATTTTACCTGGCCCCCAGGGCTCCCTGATTTATAACGATGCTTATAATGCGAACCCGGAATCTACTCTGGCCGCTTTAGATGTTCTAAAAGAGCTACCAGGCCGCAGGATAGCTGTGTTAGGTGATATGCTTGAACTAGGGGAAAAAGGCCCGGAGCTACACCAGAAGGTGGGGAGGCGGGCAGCGGAGGTCGGGCTATCCATGCTAGTAACAGTGGGGGAACTAGCCCGGGAGATAGCTACCGGGGCTTTAGATTCTGGGATGTCTAATACCCGGGTATTTTCTTTTCTTCATCCCCGCGAGGCTGGGCAGTTTCTTGCCCGCCACTTGCAACCTGGCGATGTGGTTCTCCTCAAAGGTTCTAGGGCGGCAAGATTAGAGCAAGTTTTAGAGGAGCTACAAGAGGTGAAAAGATGA
- a CDS encoding stage V sporulation protein D, which produces MYTSINLKKRLLVVFLLLAAGLLIVLLRLTWLQLVRGGELQEKALRNRLATVPVPAQRGIIYDRHRRELAINITSDYIGAFPPEVRDSGRQEEIAAKLAEILGQPQEEILKRITRPTGFEFVARRVDFEKARKIRELKLPGIIVVPENRRYYPNGMLAAHVLGFAGIDNQGLEGLEAMYDKELSGVPGQIAREFDALGHEIPQATHHYLPPQNGHSLVLTIDQTLQFMAERELDQLMHSPTNPRRASILIMNPNTGEILALASRPAFDPNRFADFPPEVWSNPVVRDAYEPGSTFKIITAAAALEEGVVKPEDKFYDPGYIQVGPDIIRCWAYPLAHGSQTFAEGVKNSCNPVFVSVALRLEEKKPGSFYDYIQGFGFGHPTGIDLTGEGTGILIPREELKPINIATIGIGQGIAVTPIQLAVAVAAVANGGKIIKPHLVKEILDSQGKVIRRIDPEVQRQVISPATAQVLRQLLEGVVSGGTGRNAYIPGYRVAGKTGTAQKPGPGGYQEGKYVASFIGFAPANDPQILALVLVDEPKGYPYYGGVVAAPIFQRVVADALRYLKIPPQYTVGPKEGEKKPVEIPNLVGLPLEQAKAKLQALGLEARIEGEGGVVVAQIPKEGVVVPQGTKVILFLQGKGDKLRVPDLTGLRIPEAAEVLEALGLKLWPEGSGQAGEQSPVPGTLVPPGTQVKVKFYEPTQPNLGP; this is translated from the coding sequence ATGTACACCAGTATAAACCTTAAAAAGCGGTTACTGGTTGTTTTTTTGCTCCTTGCAGCCGGCCTTTTAATTGTTTTGTTGCGCCTTACCTGGTTACAGCTGGTTCGGGGAGGGGAATTACAAGAGAAGGCCCTGAGGAACAGGCTGGCCACAGTCCCGGTTCCAGCGCAGCGGGGTATTATTTATGACCGCCACCGGCGAGAATTGGCTATAAATATTACTAGCGACTACATAGGGGCCTTCCCGCCGGAGGTTAGGGATTCTGGCCGGCAGGAAGAAATAGCCGCCAAACTGGCCGAGATCCTTGGTCAACCCCAGGAGGAAATACTAAAAAGAATCACGCGGCCCACTGGTTTTGAGTTTGTAGCCCGCCGGGTAGATTTTGAGAAGGCACGGAAAATACGGGAGCTCAAGCTACCTGGTATAATAGTAGTCCCGGAAAACCGCAGGTATTACCCTAATGGAATGTTAGCCGCCCATGTCTTAGGATTTGCCGGTATAGATAACCAGGGCCTTGAGGGTCTAGAGGCTATGTACGATAAAGAACTTAGCGGTGTACCGGGACAGATCGCACGGGAGTTTGATGCTTTAGGGCATGAGATCCCCCAGGCTACTCACCATTACCTGCCACCCCAAAACGGTCACAGTTTGGTTTTAACCATCGACCAGACCCTCCAGTTTATGGCCGAAAGGGAATTGGATCAATTAATGCACAGCCCTACCAATCCTCGAAGGGCCAGTATTTTAATTATGAACCCCAACACAGGAGAAATCCTAGCCCTGGCCAGCAGGCCAGCCTTCGACCCCAATCGGTTCGCGGACTTCCCCCCTGAGGTGTGGAGCAATCCTGTGGTAAGGGATGCCTATGAGCCGGGTTCCACTTTTAAAATCATAACTGCAGCTGCTGCGCTAGAAGAAGGGGTAGTGAAGCCCGAAGATAAATTTTATGATCCTGGTTACATCCAGGTAGGTCCAGATATTATAAGATGCTGGGCTTATCCTTTAGCCCATGGTAGCCAGACCTTTGCTGAGGGGGTAAAGAATTCCTGTAATCCTGTTTTTGTAAGTGTAGCTTTAAGGCTGGAGGAGAAAAAACCAGGGAGTTTTTATGATTACATCCAGGGTTTCGGTTTCGGCCATCCTACCGGGATTGATTTGACTGGCGAGGGGACAGGTATACTTATTCCCCGTGAGGAATTAAAGCCTATCAATATTGCTACTATAGGCATTGGCCAGGGGATAGCGGTTACTCCTATACAGCTCGCTGTGGCTGTGGCCGCGGTGGCTAACGGAGGAAAAATCATCAAGCCTCACTTGGTCAAGGAGATTTTAGATAGCCAGGGGAAAGTAATACGGCGTATAGACCCGGAGGTACAGCGCCAGGTCATATCCCCGGCCACAGCCCAAGTCTTACGCCAACTCCTGGAGGGGGTAGTAAGCGGGGGAACCGGAAGGAACGCCTATATTCCTGGGTACCGGGTGGCAGGTAAAACTGGTACTGCCCAGAAGCCCGGTCCAGGGGGTTACCAAGAGGGAAAGTACGTGGCCTCATTTATAGGTTTTGCTCCAGCTAACGATCCCCAAATACTGGCCTTAGTGCTGGTAGATGAACCCAAGGGTTATCCCTACTACGGCGGTGTAGTGGCTGCCCCCATTTTTCAGCGGGTAGTAGCCGATGCCCTCCGTTATTTAAAAATACCTCCTCAATATACTGTTGGTCCTAAGGAAGGGGAGAAAAAGCCGGTAGAAATTCCTAATCTTGTAGGACTGCCTTTGGAGCAGGCCAAGGCCAAATTACAGGCCTTAGGATTGGAGGCCCGGATAGAAGGAGAAGGGGGAGTTGTGGTAGCCCAGATACCTAAGGAAGGTGTAGTAGTACCCCAGGGAACAAAGGTTATCCTCTTCCTACAAGGCAAAGGGGATAAGCTACGGGTACCTGATTTGACGGGCTTACGCATCCCTGAGGCTGCGGAAGTCTTAGAAGCTCTGGGTCTTAAGCTGTGGCCAGAAGGTAGTGGCCAGGCAGGCGAACAAAGCCCGGTACCTGGTACTCTCGTACCACCTGGTACCCAGGTTAAGGTGAAGTTCTATGAACCTACCCAACCGAATCTAGGACCTTGA
- a CDS encoding UDP-N-acetylmuramoyl-L-alanyl-D-glutamate--2,6-diaminopimelate ligase produces the protein MLSLKELSSVVEVLDRGGDQGVLIRGLHYDSRRVEPGFLFVAVPGFRTDGHLYLKEAAERGAVAAVIQKEVPLPPGISWIRVRDTRMALADLAAYFYGYPSRRLRLFGVTGTNGKTTTTYLIEGLLSQAGRPTGLLGTVANRLGEQVLTTEHTTPESLDLQRLLAWMVDSGAEAVAMEVSSHALALERVRGTEFDVAVFTNLTQDHLDFHRNMEDYFNAKAKLFTSLGEGFKSGFKYAVINSDDLWSPRLIALTKVPVITYGLRTKAMVRAENVKMESTGTFLEVVCAGQRYPLHLKLVGQFNVYNALAAWSVGWQEGLEPHVIADILSRLEGAPGRFEKVEAGQDFTVIVDYAHTPDGLENVLRAARQVTPGRVIVVFGCGGDRDRTKRPLMGEAAAKLSDFCVITSDNPRSEDPEAIIAEILPGVERVKTRDYIVEVDRRRAIARALEMARSGDTVVIAGKGHETYQLIGGKVLPFDDRQVAREELKRLGWKG, from the coding sequence ATGCTGAGCTTGAAGGAACTTTCTTCTGTTGTGGAGGTTCTAGATCGCGGGGGTGATCAGGGGGTACTTATCCGAGGGCTTCACTATGATTCCCGCCGGGTGGAGCCCGGGTTTCTTTTTGTGGCTGTCCCCGGTTTCCGTACTGATGGACATCTGTACCTTAAGGAGGCAGCAGAGCGGGGAGCAGTGGCAGCCGTTATCCAGAAAGAGGTTCCCTTACCCCCTGGAATATCGTGGATCCGGGTACGGGATACCCGGATGGCCTTGGCCGATCTGGCAGCCTATTTTTATGGCTATCCTTCCCGTAGGCTTCGCTTGTTTGGAGTTACGGGAACCAATGGGAAAACTACCACTACCTATCTTATCGAAGGGCTCTTAAGCCAGGCCGGTCGACCTACTGGGCTTCTGGGTACGGTAGCCAACCGGTTAGGGGAACAGGTGCTCACTACCGAGCATACTACGCCCGAATCCTTAGATCTTCAGAGGCTTTTAGCTTGGATGGTGGACAGCGGAGCCGAGGCTGTGGCCATGGAAGTTTCTTCACATGCTTTGGCCTTGGAACGGGTACGGGGTACGGAATTTGATGTGGCTGTCTTTACCAACCTGACCCAGGATCACCTGGATTTTCACCGGAATATGGAGGACTACTTTAACGCCAAAGCCAAGCTTTTTACTTCCTTGGGCGAAGGATTTAAGTCAGGTTTTAAGTATGCGGTGATCAACAGCGATGATCTGTGGAGCCCAAGGCTTATAGCCTTGACGAAGGTACCAGTTATTACTTATGGTTTGCGTACAAAGGCTATGGTCCGGGCTGAAAACGTAAAGATGGAAAGCACGGGGACTTTCCTGGAAGTAGTTTGCGCCGGGCAGCGCTACCCGCTACATTTAAAGCTGGTAGGCCAGTTTAATGTTTACAACGCCCTAGCCGCCTGGTCTGTGGGGTGGCAGGAGGGGCTAGAGCCTCACGTTATAGCTGATATTTTAAGTAGGCTGGAAGGTGCACCGGGACGCTTTGAGAAAGTAGAGGCAGGCCAGGATTTTACTGTTATAGTAGATTACGCCCATACACCGGATGGCTTGGAGAATGTCCTCCGGGCTGCCCGCCAGGTTACACCGGGACGGGTTATAGTGGTTTTTGGCTGCGGTGGTGACCGGGACCGGACCAAGCGTCCCCTCATGGGAGAAGCAGCGGCAAAGCTTAGCGATTTTTGTGTTATCACCTCTGATAATCCTCGAAGCGAAGACCCGGAAGCCATTATAGCGGAGATTCTTCCAGGGGTAGAGCGCGTGAAGACCAGGGATTATATTGTGGAAGTGGACCGACGCCGGGCCATCGCCCGGGCCCTAGAGATGGCCCGTTCCGGTGACACTGTGGTCATCGCAGGTAAAGGCCACGAAACTTACCAATTAATTGGCGGGAAGGTTTTGCCCTTTGATGACCGGCAGGTAGCGCGGGAAGAACTTAAACGTCTGGGGTGGAAAGGATGA
- the murD gene encoding UDP-N-acetylmuramoyl-L-alanine--D-glutamate ligase, with protein MEWSLKKVLVVGLGKSGMAAAQVLARLGAKVFACDKALKDEVEIKPLKELGVTVFLGCYPQVEEIHPDLVVTSPGVPLGEPPLKAAREAGIPIWGELELAYRLLPAEAKIVAITGTNGKTTTTALAGQILKDAGYPTVVAGNIGIPLIGEVEKARPGQYFVCEVSSFQLETVDTFHPHVAAILNITPDHLDRHGSFSEYVKTKARLLSLQGPDDFAVLNFDDPPTRSLEKQVKGHLMYFSRQKTLSFGCFIQEGFICLNLGKGVQPLCRVEELALRGLHNLENSLAAAAIGGILGVPPYTLGHTLKTFPGVPHRLEPVAYLEGVLYVNDSKGTNPEATIKALEAYSEPLILIAGGKNKGSDFTPLAQKMLGRVKHLILLGEAAPVIKQAAKEAGLTSIFMVRDLKEAVERAKELARPGDIVLLSPACASWDMFRNYEERGNLFKSLVRSLAEGRR; from the coding sequence ATGGAATGGTCCCTAAAGAAAGTGCTGGTAGTTGGGTTGGGGAAGAGCGGGATGGCAGCCGCCCAGGTACTAGCTAGACTGGGAGCTAAGGTATTCGCTTGTGATAAAGCCTTAAAAGACGAGGTGGAAATTAAGCCGCTTAAAGAATTAGGTGTAACAGTATTCCTAGGTTGTTACCCCCAAGTAGAAGAGATTCATCCTGATCTTGTAGTCACCAGCCCTGGAGTACCCTTGGGGGAACCCCCTTTAAAGGCTGCTCGGGAAGCAGGAATCCCTATCTGGGGGGAGTTAGAGCTGGCCTACCGACTTCTGCCAGCAGAGGCCAAGATAGTAGCAATAACCGGTACAAATGGTAAAACCACTACTACAGCGTTGGCGGGGCAAATACTTAAAGATGCAGGTTACCCTACGGTGGTGGCGGGCAATATAGGGATTCCTTTAATAGGAGAAGTAGAGAAGGCCCGGCCAGGGCAGTATTTTGTCTGTGAGGTTAGCAGTTTCCAGCTGGAGACAGTGGATACTTTCCATCCGCATGTGGCTGCTATACTCAATATCACCCCTGATCATTTAGACCGGCATGGGAGCTTTTCGGAATACGTTAAGACTAAGGCTAGGCTTTTGAGCCTGCAAGGCCCGGATGATTTTGCTGTACTAAACTTCGACGATCCTCCTACCCGTAGCCTAGAAAAGCAAGTTAAAGGACATTTAATGTATTTTAGCCGCCAAAAAACTTTAAGCTTTGGATGCTTTATCCAGGAAGGCTTTATTTGCCTTAATCTAGGAAAGGGGGTTCAGCCCTTATGCCGCGTGGAGGAGCTGGCCCTTAGAGGGCTACATAACCTGGAAAATTCCCTGGCCGCGGCAGCTATAGGAGGGATCCTGGGTGTTCCTCCTTACACCTTAGGCCATACCTTAAAAACCTTCCCTGGAGTTCCTCACCGGTTAGAACCGGTAGCCTACCTAGAAGGGGTCCTATATGTAAACGACTCTAAAGGAACCAATCCTGAAGCCACTATTAAAGCTCTAGAGGCTTATTCTGAACCCCTGATTCTGATAGCCGGTGGTAAAAATAAGGGCAGTGATTTTACCCCCTTAGCCCAGAAGATGTTAGGGAGAGTAAAACATCTGATTCTTTTAGGGGAGGCAGCTCCTGTTATTAAACAGGCGGCCAAGGAAGCCGGGTTAACTTCTATTTTTATGGTGCGGGATTTAAAGGAGGCTGTAGAGCGAGCTAAGGAACTGGCTAGGCCAGGTGACATAGTCTTGCTTTCTCCCGCCTGTGCGAGCTGGGATATGTTCCGCAACTATGAAGAACGGGGAAACCTCTTTAAGAGCCTAGTACGTTCCCTTGCTGAAGGGAGGAGATAA